In a single window of the Pyrococcus sp. NA2 genome:
- a CDS encoding methyltransferase domain-containing protein: protein MEEIYFLTFREARAILRGETRINTDLMKTGRKIEIKIRGESIEFPNGSKVELEVVRKIAKDEGTVYFVKNGEVYKAAIAGEHFYKLVPTIPPTIEINGIRMHRTKDTDPLRDTISKVNTVNPRKGEVVLDTCMGLGYTAIESAKRGARVITIEKDENVIQLAKINPWSKDLFDSPLIKIIHGDSYELVRKFEDEIFDAIIHDPPRFSLAGELYSEEFYSELFRILKPGGRLFHYVGNPGKKYRRKDIQRGVMERLRRVGFIKVRRVEEALGVFAVKPKV, encoded by the coding sequence ATGGAGGAGATTTATTTCTTAACTTTCAGAGAAGCCAGGGCAATACTAAGGGGAGAAACAAGGATAAATACTGATTTGATGAAGACGGGGAGAAAAATTGAGATCAAGATTAGGGGAGAGAGTATTGAATTTCCCAATGGTTCAAAAGTTGAACTCGAAGTTGTCAGGAAGATAGCAAAGGACGAGGGGACGGTATACTTCGTTAAAAATGGTGAGGTGTATAAAGCGGCAATCGCCGGAGAGCATTTCTATAAACTCGTTCCAACAATACCCCCAACGATTGAGATAAATGGAATCAGGATGCATAGGACTAAAGATACAGACCCCTTAAGAGACACAATCTCCAAGGTAAACACCGTTAATCCAAGGAAAGGTGAAGTAGTTTTGGACACCTGCATGGGTCTTGGTTATACCGCCATAGAATCTGCCAAGAGAGGAGCAAGGGTAATTACAATAGAGAAGGATGAAAACGTCATTCAGCTTGCAAAGATAAATCCCTGGAGTAAGGATCTTTTTGATTCCCCCTTGATAAAAATTATCCATGGAGATTCATACGAGCTCGTGAGGAAATTTGAGGATGAAATCTTTGATGCCATAATCCATGATCCACCTAGATTCTCCCTGGCCGGAGAACTCTACAGTGAAGAGTTTTATTCGGAGTTATTTAGGATCCTAAAGCCTGGGGGAAGATTGTTCCACTATGTTGGCAATCCAGGGAAAAAGTATAGACGAAAGGACATCCAAAGAGGAGTAATGGAGAGACTCAGAAGGGTTGGATTCATAAAGGTTAGAAGGGTGGAGGAAGCCCTTGGAGTATTTGCAGTCAAACCTAAAGTCTAA
- a CDS encoding dipeptidase produces MIFDAHSDLPTYVYEEREKGKTRVLESNFEKFFTGISARVMSVWSRPEKRPTILRYSLEAYNRLFKDVAESERFTIVGSVKEMDEAINSGKVALWLGMEGGEPIESLDILEVFHSMGLRVLTLTWSLRNQIGDGVFERTKGGLTNFGVEVVGKCEELGIVIDVSHINEQGFWDVLNTTGFPVIASHSNAKALCDNPRNLTDEQIKAIAERDGVVGVVAVPAFVDKEKPTIDKYVKHIEYMVDLVGYKHVGIGFDFVYYLPGWSGKSVEGLEDESKIPKLIEMLKEKFSEKEVKAITFENFKRVFERVVG; encoded by the coding sequence GTGATATTTGATGCACATTCAGATTTACCAACCTACGTTTACGAGGAAAGAGAAAAGGGAAAAACAAGAGTTCTGGAAAGCAACTTTGAAAAGTTCTTTACTGGGATATCAGCTAGAGTCATGAGCGTTTGGAGTAGGCCCGAAAAAAGGCCCACAATACTCAGATATTCCCTAGAAGCGTATAACAGGCTTTTTAAGGATGTTGCTGAAAGTGAGAGATTCACCATAGTTGGGAGTGTAAAGGAAATGGATGAAGCTATAAATTCGGGCAAAGTGGCCTTATGGCTTGGAATGGAGGGAGGGGAACCCATTGAAAGCTTAGATATCCTAGAAGTTTTCCATTCCATGGGTCTAAGAGTCCTTACTCTGACATGGAGCTTGAGAAATCAGATAGGAGACGGTGTATTTGAGAGAACAAAAGGAGGATTAACGAATTTTGGTGTTGAAGTTGTAGGGAAATGTGAGGAGCTTGGAATAGTAATAGATGTCAGTCATATAAATGAACAAGGGTTCTGGGATGTTCTCAATACAACGGGATTTCCAGTGATAGCATCTCACTCAAATGCCAAAGCCCTCTGTGATAATCCCAGGAATCTAACCGATGAGCAGATAAAGGCAATAGCTGAGAGAGATGGAGTTGTTGGAGTAGTTGCAGTTCCAGCTTTCGTTGATAAGGAGAAACCGACAATTGATAAGTATGTGAAGCATATAGAATACATGGTTGACCTCGTTGGATACAAACACGTTGGGATTGGGTTTGACTTCGTGTACTACCTACCGGGATGGAGTGGAAAGAGCGTGGAAGGGCTTGAAGATGAGTCCAAGATACCTAAGCTGATCGAGATGCTCAAAGAAAAATTTAGCGAGAAAGAAGTTAAAGCTATAACGTTCGAGAACTTTAAGAGGGTTTTTGAGAGGGTAGTGGGCTGA